The Streptomyces cathayae DNA segment CGATGGACCCGACCCGGCGCACCGCCTCCTCCAGCGCCGCGCGGCCGCGCTCGGAACCGATCCGCCGGGCCTGGAGGCGCAGCAGCGCCGCCACCGTCTGGAGGTTGTTCTTCACCCGGTGGTGGATCTCCCGGATGGTCGCGTCCTTGGTGATCAGCTCGCGTTCGCGGCGGCGAAGTTCGGTGACGTCCCGGAGCAGGACCAGTGAACCGATGCGGGTTCCCTTCGGTTTGAGCGGGATCGCCCGGAACTGGATGACCACGTTGGTCGCCTCGATCTCGAACTCGCGCGGCGCCCAGCCACTGGCGACCTTGGCGAGCGCTTCGTCCACCGGCCCGCGGGAAGGGGCCAGTTCGGCGGTGGTCCGGCCGAGATGGTGGCCGACGAGGTCGGCCGCGAGGCCCAAGCGGTGGTAGGCGGACAGTGCGTTCGGGGAGGCGTACTGGACGATGCCCTCGGCGTCGAGCCGGATCAGCCCGTCACCCACCCGGGGCAGGGCACCCATGTCGAGTTGCCGGTCCGCGAACGGAAAGGCTCCGGTGGCGATCATCTGCGCCAGGTCGGAGGCGCTCTGCAGGTAGGTGAGCTCCAGCCTGCTGGGGGTGCGCACCGTGAGGAGGTTGGTGTTGCGGGCGATGACGCCGAGGACGCGGCCTTCACGCCGTACGGGGATGGACTCGACGCGGACCGGAACCTCCTCGCGCCACTCCGGGTCGCCCTCCCGTACGATCCGTCCCTCGTCCAGGGCCGCGTCCAGCATGGGCCGGCGGCCTCGCGGGACGAGATGGCCGATCATGTCGTCCTGGTGCGAGGTCGGGCCGGTGTTGGGCCGCATCTGGGCGACGGAGACATAACGGGTGCCGTCCCGGGTGGGGATCCACAGAACCAGGTCGGCGAAGGACAGGTCGGAGAGCAGTTGCCACTCCGAGACCAGCAGATGCAGCCACTCGAGGTCGGTGTCGTCGAGCGCCGTGTGCTGGAGTACGAGTTCGTTCATGGAGGGCACGTCAGCGAGCGTACCGGGGCGTCGCACCCTCCCCCGGAGACACCCGCGGGCCGCGGCGCCTGAGAGGGACCCTCAGCCCTCCCGGCACCGCAGCCCGGAGCGACATCGGCCGTGGGGTGTGCGGTCCCGGTCGGCCGAGGGTGAGGAACCGGGGCAGTCAGGGCAGAGAGCTCCGGGTCCTCGGTCCGCCTTCCTGTGCGGGGAAGGCAGGCTGGTGTGCACTGGTACGCATTGTGGACTAGACCACTACCCGTGTCCATGCGTCGGGTACTGTTCGCTGTTGTCTTTTCCCGTGCCGGCTTCTCACGTCGACTTCCTGCGTCGACTTTCGGCGGTGACGTGCAGCGTCGGCTTGCGGCGTCGACTTTCGGCGTCGCGTTTTCCGTGTCGCGCGGAGGCGGGTCCGCGGTCGTCCACCGTGCAGCCTATCCCGCGGGAGCGCGGTACGGGACCGGAAAAGCACGGTGATTTCGGCGAGCGGACCGCGACCGTCCCGTCCTGGGATGCTGGGGTGGGGCCGAGGGCCCGGCACCCGCGGCCTGGGCCCGGGACGGAACCCCGGCTCTGTTAAATTCATATTGGTCTAAACCACACGACTCGCCCGTCCCGTCCGGGGCCGGTCACCAGTCGAGTCCCCTCTCAGATCGGCAGGCTCAGCGTGGAAGTTGTCATCGTTCCGGACGCCAAGGCCGGCGGCGAACTCATCGCCGGGGCCATGGCGCAACTCCTGCGGCGCAAGCCCGACGCCCTGCTCGGCGTGGCCACCGGCTCCACGCCGCTGCCCGTCTACCAGGCACTGGCCGACCAGGTGCGCTCCGGTGCCGTGGACACCTCCCGGGCGAGGATCGCCCAGCTCGACGAGTATGTGGGGCTGCCCGCCGATCACCCCGAGTCCTACCGTTCGGTGGTCCGGCGCGAGGTGCTGGAGCCGCTCGGGATCGGGCCGGACGCCTTCATGGGCCCCGACGGCTCGGCTGAGGACGTGCAGGCCGCGTGCGAGGCGTACGACAAGGCACTGGGCGAGGCCGGCGGCATCGACCTGCAACTGCTCGGCATCGGGACGGACGGGCACATCGGGTTCAACGAGCCGTGCTCCTCCCTCGTCTCGCGCACCCGGATCAAGACGCTGACCGAGCAGACCCGGGCGGACAACGCGCGCTTCTTCGAGGGCGACGTC contains these protein-coding regions:
- the nagB gene encoding glucosamine-6-phosphate deaminase — translated: MEVVIVPDAKAGGELIAGAMAQLLRRKPDALLGVATGSTPLPVYQALADQVRSGAVDTSRARIAQLDEYVGLPADHPESYRSVVRREVLEPLGIGPDAFMGPDGSAEDVQAACEAYDKALGEAGGIDLQLLGIGTDGHIGFNEPCSSLVSRTRIKTLTEQTRADNARFFEGDVDQVPHHVITQGIGTILEARHLVLLATGEGKADAIAATVEGPLAAVCPASALQLHPHATVVVDEAAAGKLKFADYFRHAYVNKPDWQGI
- a CDS encoding sensor histidine kinase — translated: MPSMNELVLQHTALDDTDLEWLHLLVSEWQLLSDLSFADLVLWIPTRDGTRYVSVAQMRPNTGPTSHQDDMIGHLVPRGRRPMLDAALDEGRIVREGDPEWREEVPVRVESIPVRREGRVLGVIARNTNLLTVRTPSRLELTYLQSASDLAQMIATGAFPFADRQLDMGALPRVGDGLIRLDAEGIVQYASPNALSAYHRLGLAADLVGHHLGRTTAELAPSRGPVDEALAKVASGWAPREFEIEATNVVIQFRAIPLKPKGTRIGSLVLLRDVTELRRRERELITKDATIREIHHRVKNNLQTVAALLRLQARRIGSERGRAALEEAVRRVGSIAIVHETLSQNLDERVEFDEIADRVLAMVAEISPGKVTGRRTGRFGILDAEVATPLSMVLTEVLQNALEHGFREGETGTVEVTAVRGGTTKETRLLVTVQDDGVGLPEGFDPHTAGNLGLHIVRTLVEGELSGTFDMLPAPEGGTRVILDIPVDMNK